Proteins encoded in a region of the Ursus arctos isolate Adak ecotype North America unplaced genomic scaffold, UrsArc2.0 scaffold_2, whole genome shotgun sequence genome:
- the PDIA2 gene encoding protein disulfide-isomerase A2: protein MDSQLLLVLLLLLLGASGPRGQGPGPGGPEEEPPEEEPPEEDGILVLSQRTLGLALRRHRALLVQFYAPWCGHCKALAPEYSKAAALLAAESTKARLARVDGPAETELTKEFAVTEYPTLKFFRDGNRTHPEEYTGPREADGIAEWLRRRVGPSATRLEDEEGAQALIDGRDVAVIGFFQDLQDEDVATFLALAQDALDMTFGLTDQPKLFQKFGLTKDTVVLFKKFDEGRADFPVDEELGLDQGDLSRFLLTHSMHLVMEFNSQTSPKIFAARILNHLLLFVNQTLAPHRELLAGFGEAAPPFRGQVLFVVVDVGADNNHVLQYFGLRAEEAPTLRFINIETTKKYAPADGGPVTAASVTSFCHAVLRGEVKPYLLSQEVPADWDQRPVKTLVGKNFEQVAFDETKNVFIKFYAPWCSHCKEMAAAWEALAEKYEDHEDIIIAELDATANELEAFPVHGFPTLKYFPAGPGRKVIEYKSTRDLETFSKFLDNGGKLPAEEPTAPLPETPANASTEPKEEL from the exons ATGGACAGCCAGCTCCTGCtcgtgctgctgctgctgctgcttgggGCCTCAGGCCCGCGGGGACAGGGCCCGGGGCCGGGGGGGCCCGAGGAAGAGCCGCCCGAGGAAGAGCCCCCCGAGGAGGATGGGATCTTGGTGCTGAGCCAGCGCACCCTGGGCCTGGCCCTGCGGAGGCACCGCGCTCTGCTGGTGCAGTTCT ATGCCCCATGGTGTGGGCACTGCAAGGCACTGGCCCCTGAATACAGCAAGGCCGCTGCCCTGCTGGCGGCAGAGTCCACCAAAGCCAGGCTGGCCAGGGTGGACGGGCCCGCTGAGACGGAGCTAACCAAGGAGTTTGCTGTGACGGAGTACCCCACGCTCAAGTTCTTCCGTGACGGGAACCGCACACACCCGGAGGAGTACACCG GCCCCAGGGAGGCCGACGGCATCGCTGAGTGGCTGAGGCGGCGGGTGGGGCCCAGTGCCACCCGGCTGGAGGATGAAGAGGGTGCCCAAGCACTGATAGATGGCCGGGATGTCGCGGTCATTGGCTTCTTCCAG GACCTACAGGACGAGGACGTGGCTACCttcctggccctggcccaggatGCCCTGGACATGACCTTTGGCCTGACCGACCAGCCAAAGCTCTTTCAGAAGTTTGGCCTCACCAAGGACACTGTGGTCCTTTTCAAGAAG TTTGACGAGGGTCGGGCGGACTTCCCGGTGGACGAAGAGCTGGGCCTGGACCAGGGGGACCTGTCGCGCTTCCTCCTCACGCACAGCATGCACCTGGTCATGGAGTTCAACAGCCAG ACATCGCCTAAGATCTTCGCGGCCAGGATCCTCAACCACCTGCTGCTGTTCGTCAACCAGACGCTGGCCCCACACCGGGAGCTGCTGGCGGGCTTTGGGGAGGCAGCTCCCCCGTTCCGGGGACAG GTGCTGTTCGTGGTGGTGGACGTGGGTGCCGACAACAACCACGTGCTGCAGTACTTCGGTCTGAGGGCCGAGGAGGCGCCCACCCTGCGCTTCATCAACATTGAGACCACCAAGAAGTACGCGCCTGCAGACGGCGGGCCGGTCACCGCAGCCTCCGTCACCAGCTTCTGCCACGCAGTGCTCCGGGGCGAAGTCAAG CCCTATCTCCTGAGCCAGGAGGTCCCCGCCGACTGGGATCAGCGGCCGGTCAAGACCCTCGTGGGCAAGAATTTTGAGCAGGTGGCTTTCGATGAAACCAAGAACGTGTTTATCAAGTTTT ATGCCCCGTGGTGCTCCCACTGCAAGGAGATGGCCGCGGCCTGGGAGGCACTGGCCGAGAAGTACGAGGACCACGAGGACATCATCATCGCGGAGCTGGACGCCACAGCCAATGAGCTGGAGGCTTTCCCTGTGCACGGTTTCCCTACCCTCAAGTACTTCCCAGCAGGGCCGGGCCGGAAG GTGATTGAATACAAAAGCACCAGGGACCTGGAGACCTTCTCCAAGTTCCTGGACAACGGGGGCAAGCTGCCCGCAGAGGAGCCCACAGCGCCCCTCCCA GAGACACCAGCCAAcgccagcacggagcccaaagaGGAGCTGTAG
- the ARHGDIG gene encoding rho GDP-dissociation inhibitor 3 isoform X1 translates to MLGLDACELGAQLLELLRLALCARVLLTDKEGRQLPPDEALDEAVPEYRAPGRKTLQEIQQLDPEDESLAKYKRALLGPLRPIMDPSLPNVQVTRLTLLSEQAPGPITMDLTGTAPWGLWGRLSAITGCHSLAALSLTGELAALKNQVFVLKEGVDYRVKITFKVNKEIVSGLKCLHHTYRQGLRVDKAVYMVGSYGPSAQEYEFVTPVEEVPRGALVRGAYVVTSFFTDDDRTDHLSWEWGLHICQDWKS, encoded by the exons ATGCTGGGCCTGGACGCATGTGAGCTCGGGGCGCAGCTGCTGGAGCTGCTCCGGCTGGCGCTATGCGCCCGAG tccTCCTGACTGACAAGGAGGGGAGGCAGCTGCCCCCTGACGAGGCACTGGATGAGGCCGTGCCCGAGTACCGGGCCCCGGGGAGGAAGACTCTCCAGGAGATCCAGCAGCTGGACCCGGAGGATGAGAGCCTGGCCAAGTACAAGCGGGCACTGCTGGGGCCCCTGCGCCCCATCATGG ACCCGAGCCTGCCCAACGTGCAGGTGACCAGGCTGACGTTGCTGTCTGAGCAGGCTCCGGGGCCCATCACCATGGACCTCACAGGTACTGCCCCGTGGGGCTTGTGGGGCAGGCTCTCCGCCATCACAGGATGTCATTCCCTAGCTGCACTTTCCCTAACAGGGGAGCTGGCTGCGCTGAAAAACCAGGTGTTTGTCCTGAAGGAGGGTGTTGATTACAGAGTGAAGATTACCTTCAAG GTCAATAAGGAGATCGTCAGTGGCCTCAAGTGTCTGCATCACACCTACCGCCAGGGCCTGCGCG tggacAAGGCCGTGTACATGGTGGGCAGTTACGGCCCGAGTGCCCAGGAGTATGAATTTGTGACCCCAGTGGAGGAGGTCCCTCGAGGAGCGCTGGTGCGGGGAGCTTACGTGGTCACGTCCTTCTTCACGGATGATGACAGGACGGACCACCTGTCCTGGGAATGGGGCCTCCACATCTGCCAAGACTGGAAGAGCTGA
- the ARHGDIG gene encoding rho GDP-dissociation inhibitor 3 isoform X2, with translation MLGLDACELGAQLLELLRLALCARVLLTDKEGRQLPPDEALDEAVPEYRAPGRKTLQEIQQLDPEDESLAKYKRALLGPLRPIMDPSLPNVQVTRLTLLSEQAPGPITMDLTGELAALKNQVFVLKEGVDYRVKITFKVNKEIVSGLKCLHHTYRQGLRVDKAVYMVGSYGPSAQEYEFVTPVEEVPRGALVRGAYVVTSFFTDDDRTDHLSWEWGLHICQDWKS, from the exons ATGCTGGGCCTGGACGCATGTGAGCTCGGGGCGCAGCTGCTGGAGCTGCTCCGGCTGGCGCTATGCGCCCGAG tccTCCTGACTGACAAGGAGGGGAGGCAGCTGCCCCCTGACGAGGCACTGGATGAGGCCGTGCCCGAGTACCGGGCCCCGGGGAGGAAGACTCTCCAGGAGATCCAGCAGCTGGACCCGGAGGATGAGAGCCTGGCCAAGTACAAGCGGGCACTGCTGGGGCCCCTGCGCCCCATCATGG ACCCGAGCCTGCCCAACGTGCAGGTGACCAGGCTGACGTTGCTGTCTGAGCAGGCTCCGGGGCCCATCACCATGGACCTCACAG GGGAGCTGGCTGCGCTGAAAAACCAGGTGTTTGTCCTGAAGGAGGGTGTTGATTACAGAGTGAAGATTACCTTCAAG GTCAATAAGGAGATCGTCAGTGGCCTCAAGTGTCTGCATCACACCTACCGCCAGGGCCTGCGCG tggacAAGGCCGTGTACATGGTGGGCAGTTACGGCCCGAGTGCCCAGGAGTATGAATTTGTGACCCCAGTGGAGGAGGTCCCTCGAGGAGCGCTGGTGCGGGGAGCTTACGTGGTCACGTCCTTCTTCACGGATGATGACAGGACGGACCACCTGTCCTGGGAATGGGGCCTCCACATCTGCCAAGACTGGAAGAGCTGA